One genomic segment of Pyruvatibacter mobilis includes these proteins:
- the dnaQ gene encoding DNA polymerase III subunit epsilon has translation MREIVFDTETTGFKPSEGHRLVEIGCVELMNHVPTGRTYHQYINPQRDMPQGAFEVHGLSEQFLSDKPLFADIADAFLEFVGDAPLVAHNASFDMTFINAELGWANKPTIPDAQSVDTLAIAKRRFPGAAASLDALCRRFNVDNSAREKHGALLDAELLAEVYLELIGGREPGLVLEEKAAAQPLATNVPTTARRSRGKVLPSLLTEEERHAHEAFIAEIGDKALWLKSA, from the coding sequence ATGCGCGAAATCGTCTTCGATACGGAAACGACCGGCTTCAAGCCGTCCGAAGGACACCGGCTGGTGGAAATCGGCTGCGTCGAATTGATGAACCACGTGCCTACCGGCCGCACCTATCATCAATACATCAACCCCCAGCGCGACATGCCCCAGGGTGCCTTCGAGGTGCATGGCCTCTCCGAGCAGTTCCTGTCCGACAAGCCGCTCTTCGCCGACATCGCCGATGCATTCCTGGAGTTCGTCGGCGACGCACCGCTGGTCGCCCACAATGCCAGCTTCGACATGACCTTCATCAATGCCGAGCTGGGCTGGGCCAACAAGCCGACGATCCCTGACGCGCAGTCGGTCGACACACTGGCCATTGCCAAGCGCCGCTTCCCGGGCGCGGCAGCGTCGCTCGATGCCCTGTGCCGCCGCTTCAACGTCGACAATTCCGCGCGTGAAAAGCACGGCGCGCTCTTGGATGCCGAGCTTTTGGCGGAAGTCTATCTGGAGCTGATCGGCGGCCGCGAACCGGGCCTTGTGCTCGAAGAAAAAGCAGCGGCTCAGCCGCTTGCGACCAATGTGCCCACCACCGCGCGCCGCAGCCGGGGCAAGGTACTGCCGTCTCTCCTCACCGAGGAAGAACGGCACGCGCACGAGGCCTTCATCGCCGAAATCGGCGACAAGGCCCTGTGGCTCAAATCAGCCTGA
- a CDS encoding pyruvate, water dikinase regulatory protein — translation MSDDLTSKSFFHLHLVSDSTGETLNAVAKAAVAQFEMVHPIEHIYALVRGPRQLDRVLRQIEASPGIVMFTMVSDKLRRELETRCRELQVPCIAVLDPVMQVLGAYLGTERTEKPGSQHTLDAEYFARIDALNYTIAHDDGQNLDNLEEADIVLVGVSRTSKTPTCMYLAHRGVKAANYPLVPEIPVPHQIEQLSSPLVVGLIASPERLLQIRKQRLLSLKEDAETNYVDLDQIRAEVTAARRLYARHGWPIIDVSRRSIEETAASILNLYTESKAPAV, via the coding sequence ATGAGCGACGACCTCACCAGCAAGTCCTTCTTCCATCTGCATCTGGTGTCGGATTCCACCGGCGAGACCCTCAATGCGGTGGCCAAGGCAGCGGTGGCGCAGTTCGAGATGGTGCATCCCATCGAACACATCTATGCGCTGGTGCGCGGGCCGCGTCAGCTTGACCGGGTGCTGCGCCAGATTGAGGCATCGCCGGGCATCGTCATGTTCACGATGGTCAGCGACAAGCTGCGGCGCGAACTGGAAACCCGGTGCCGTGAATTGCAGGTCCCCTGCATCGCCGTGCTCGATCCGGTGATGCAGGTCCTCGGCGCCTATCTGGGCACCGAGCGCACCGAGAAGCCCGGCTCGCAACACACGCTGGACGCGGAATATTTCGCCCGCATCGACGCGCTCAACTACACGATCGCCCACGACGACGGCCAAAACCTCGACAATCTCGAGGAAGCCGACATTGTGCTTGTTGGCGTCAGCCGGACATCAAAGACACCTACCTGCATGTATCTCGCCCATCGCGGGGTGAAGGCGGCGAACTATCCGCTGGTGCCGGAAATCCCTGTGCCGCACCAGATCGAGCAATTATCGTCCCCCCTCGTCGTCGGCCTCATCGCCTCGCCTGAGCGCTTGCTGCAGATCCGCAAGCAGCGGCTGTTGTCGCTGAAGGAAGACGCTGAAACCAATTATGTCGACCTCGACCAGATCCGCGCCGAGGTGACAGCCGCGCGCAGGCTCTATGCGCGCCATGGCTGGCCGATCATTGATGTGAGCCGCCGCTCCATCGAGGAAACCGCCGCCTCGATCCTCAATCTCTATACGGAGTCCAAGGCACCCGCCGTCTGA
- a CDS encoding shikimate dehydrogenase codes for MAETHSIISVGPRKVCVIGWPVDHSRSPMIHNTWLKRHGLEGEYTKLPVEPAELADTLRFLPNLGFRGANVTVPHKEAAFEALAPFVDPPAERLQAVNTIYRDPDTGEIRGTNTDGIGFWTHLKKSVPDFSGKTAVVIGAGGAARAIVDVLETEGRMKVRLVNRTMARAASLVADIEAKAMVYDWQQMPKALEGADLVVNTTSLGMKGQADLDIDLSPLPATAVVYDIVYVPLETPLLRQARDRGLATVDGLGMLLWQAAPGFARWFGVEVTEDDVATARALIEDDLKKEQG; via the coding sequence ATGGCCGAAACACACAGCATCATCTCCGTCGGGCCGCGCAAGGTCTGCGTCATCGGCTGGCCGGTGGACCATTCCCGCTCGCCGATGATCCACAACACCTGGCTCAAGCGCCACGGGCTCGAGGGCGAGTACACCAAGCTACCCGTCGAACCCGCCGAGCTGGCCGACACGCTGCGCTTCCTGCCCAATCTTGGATTTCGCGGCGCCAATGTGACGGTCCCGCACAAGGAAGCAGCTTTCGAAGCGCTCGCGCCTTTTGTTGATCCGCCTGCGGAGCGCCTTCAGGCTGTCAACACCATCTACCGCGACCCCGACACCGGCGAGATCCGTGGCACCAATACCGACGGCATCGGGTTCTGGACCCATCTCAAAAAATCCGTGCCGGACTTTTCCGGCAAGACGGCGGTGGTGATCGGCGCCGGCGGGGCTGCCCGTGCCATTGTCGATGTGCTGGAAACCGAAGGCCGCATGAAAGTGCGCCTCGTCAACCGCACCATGGCCCGCGCCGCCAGCCTCGTGGCCGACATCGAGGCCAAGGCGATGGTCTATGACTGGCAGCAGATGCCCAAGGCGCTGGAGGGTGCAGACCTTGTGGTCAACACCACATCGCTCGGCATGAAGGGCCAGGCTGATCTCGACATCGACCTCTCTCCATTGCCTGCAACAGCTGTGGTCTATGACATTGTCTATGTGCCGCTGGAGACGCCCCTGCTGCGTCAGGCCCGTGATCGCGGCCTTGCGACGGTGGACGGGCTTGGGATGCTGCTGTGGCAGGCGGCCCCCGGCTTTGCCAGATGGTTCGGCGTCGAGGTGACCGAAGACGATGTGGCTACCGCCCGCGCGCTCATTGAAGATGATCTGAAAAAGGAACAGGGCTGA
- a CDS encoding Maf family nucleotide pyrophosphatase, with translation MSDTPTLILASGSAVRANLLNGARIPFEKKPADLDESILKRELENDPTAQGEHGAGPAIAVALAKAKAELVSRESPDALVIGADQVMTLGTTCYDKPKDMAEAKARLRDFRGKPHVLHGGVALARGGETIWHHYQPSHLTMREFSDAFLDHYLEEAGEAVLSSVGAYQLESIGAQLFDRIDGDYFAILGLPLLPLMAELRRLGALRD, from the coding sequence ATGTCCGATACGCCGACCCTCATTCTTGCTTCCGGTTCTGCTGTGCGCGCCAATCTGCTCAACGGCGCGCGTATTCCGTTTGAAAAAAAGCCGGCTGATCTCGATGAAAGCATCCTGAAGCGCGAACTGGAAAACGATCCCACCGCCCAGGGCGAACACGGCGCAGGCCCCGCTATCGCCGTGGCGCTGGCCAAGGCCAAGGCAGAGCTCGTGTCGCGGGAAAGTCCCGACGCGCTGGTGATCGGCGCTGACCAGGTGATGACGCTTGGCACCACCTGCTACGACAAGCCGAAGGACATGGCCGAAGCAAAGGCCCGGCTGCGGGACTTCCGTGGCAAGCCCCATGTGCTGCATGGCGGCGTAGCGCTCGCCCGCGGCGGCGAGACGATCTGGCATCACTACCAGCCGTCGCACCTCACCATGCGTGAATTCTCGGACGCCTTCCTTGATCACTATCTGGAAGAAGCCGGTGAGGCCGTGCTGTCGAGTGTCGGCGCCTACCAGCTCGAAAGCATCGGCGCACAGCTGTTCGACCGGATCGACGGTGATTATTTCGCGATCCTCGGCCTGCCGCTGCTGCCGCTGATGGCAGAGCTCCGCCGCCTCGGCGCCCTGCGGGACTGA
- the coaE gene encoding dephospho-CoA kinase (Dephospho-CoA kinase (CoaE) performs the final step in coenzyme A biosynthesis.) encodes MLLVGLTGSIGMGKSETAKMFARLGVPVYDADAAVHAIYEKGGAAVEPLRANFPDAIVDDAVDRARLSKRVLDDKDALKKLEGIVHPLVGQTQLQFLKDAQASGAKIAVLDIPLLYETGGETRVDAVVVVSAPADVQRARVLERPGMTTEKFEQILSKQVPDADKRARADFVVETDKGLEHAFEQVKRITENLQSWEPKVLTQRLG; translated from the coding sequence ATGCTGCTCGTTGGTCTCACCGGCTCCATCGGCATGGGGAAATCCGAAACCGCCAAGATGTTCGCCCGCCTCGGCGTGCCGGTCTATGACGCCGATGCTGCCGTGCACGCGATCTACGAAAAAGGCGGCGCGGCGGTGGAGCCCCTGCGTGCCAACTTTCCTGATGCCATCGTCGATGACGCGGTGGACCGGGCGCGCCTGTCGAAGCGCGTGCTCGATGACAAGGACGCGCTCAAGAAACTCGAAGGCATCGTCCATCCGCTGGTCGGCCAGACGCAGCTTCAGTTCCTCAAGGATGCGCAAGCCTCCGGCGCCAAAATCGCCGTGCTTGATATCCCGCTTCTTTATGAAACCGGCGGTGAGACGCGCGTTGACGCGGTGGTTGTCGTCTCCGCTCCCGCCGATGTGCAACGCGCCCGCGTGCTGGAGCGGCCGGGCATGACGACGGAAAAATTCGAACAGATCCTCTCAAAGCAGGTGCCGGATGCTGACAAGCGCGCCCGGGCCGACTTCGTGGTCGAGACCGACAAGGGCCTCGAGCATGCATTTGAACAGGTGAAACGAATCACCGAGAATTTGCAGTCTTGGGAGCCGAAGGTGCTGACACAGCGCCTCGGCTGA
- a CDS encoding FxsA family protein — protein MFFYLLLVFIGIPLIEIALFIQVGGAIGTAATIAIVIGTAFLGAWMLRAQGISTAQRAQASLQRGEIPVEQAFDGMFLVFAGGLLLTPGFLTDAIGFSLFIPQVRAFLRQRVTAMAARRGSSFRVYGTSGMGGTGFADEDAMWQRRGPQRPANDSSSAGPGRHRGPSGKGGNGSPPVIDGDAVDIGEDGPPRDDSPWRS, from the coding sequence ATGTTTTTTTACCTCCTGCTCGTGTTCATCGGCATACCACTGATCGAAATCGCCCTGTTCATCCAGGTGGGCGGCGCGATCGGCACGGCGGCCACCATCGCGATCGTGATCGGGACGGCTTTTCTGGGGGCCTGGATGCTGCGGGCACAGGGCATTTCCACCGCCCAGCGGGCCCAAGCGAGCCTTCAGCGCGGCGAGATCCCCGTCGAGCAAGCCTTTGACGGTATGTTTCTGGTTTTTGCCGGCGGGCTGCTGCTCACGCCCGGCTTCCTCACGGACGCGATTGGCTTTTCGCTGTTCATTCCGCAGGTGCGCGCCTTTCTGCGCCAGCGGGTGACCGCCATGGCGGCGCGGCGGGGATCATCTTTCCGCGTTTACGGGACCAGCGGCATGGGCGGAACCGGCTTTGCCGATGAAGATGCCATGTGGCAGCGGCGCGGCCCGCAGCGACCGGCCAATGACAGCTCGTCTGCCGGACCCGGCCGTCATCGCGGGCCAAGTGGCAAGGGCGGCAACGGCAGCCCGCCTGTCATTGACGGCGACGCGGTCGATATCGGCGAGGACGGCCCGCCGCGGGACGACAGCCCCTGGCGCAGCTAG
- a CDS encoding Tim44/TimA family putative adaptor protein, whose amino-acid sequence MTGYDLINLIFLAIAVFVFFRLRSVLGKRTGNERPPHDPYSRNPLERRKDDEEGARQADSRDDNVIRLPGSDRQDEPHEDAPRPAYAPEGSPLANGLAQVELADRTFTPESFLDGAGKAHEMIVTAFASADRTTLRQLLDDDVFKDFEAAIEDREMEGRSLEQSYVGLSSADITAAELDGSRARVTVRFVSQMISALRAANGDVVEGSPEAVRQVVDVWTFERDTKSRDPNWKLVATGGN is encoded by the coding sequence ATGACCGGTTATGACCTGATCAATCTCATCTTTCTTGCCATCGCGGTCTTCGTGTTCTTCCGGCTGCGCTCGGTACTTGGCAAGCGCACCGGCAATGAGCGCCCGCCCCACGATCCCTATTCCCGCAATCCGCTTGAGCGCCGCAAGGACGACGAGGAGGGTGCGCGGCAGGCCGACAGCCGGGATGACAACGTGATCCGCCTGCCCGGATCGGACCGTCAGGATGAGCCGCACGAAGATGCACCGCGGCCCGCCTATGCGCCGGAAGGCTCGCCGCTGGCCAACGGCCTTGCCCAGGTCGAACTCGCCGACCGCACTTTCACGCCCGAAAGCTTCCTCGATGGAGCCGGTAAGGCGCATGAGATGATCGTCACGGCGTTTGCCTCCGCTGACCGCACCACCCTGCGCCAGCTCCTGGATGACGACGTCTTCAAGGATTTCGAAGCCGCCATCGAGGACCGTGAAATGGAAGGCCGATCGCTGGAACAGAGCTATGTGGGCCTCTCCTCCGCGGATATCACGGCCGCTGAACTGGACGGCTCCCGTGCCCGGGTGACCGTGCGCTTTGTCAGCCAGATGATTTCCGCCCTGCGCGCGGCCAATGGCGACGTGGTGGAAGGCAGCCCCGAGGCCGTGCGGCAGGTCGTCGATGTCTGGACCTTCGAGCGCGACACCAAGAGCCGCGACCCCAACTGGAAGCTGGTCGCCACCGGCGGCAATTGA
- the secB gene encoding protein-export chaperone SecB encodes MTDTPAADANGSANGAANGNGGEGQAMPPQIRILGQYIKDLSFENPNAPGGFTNQAPQINVSVDVRVPGNQDNDYEIELRLTADAKVEDKQVFLVELVYGAVFRLENIPAQGLQPVLLIECPRIIFPFARRIIADMTRDGGFPPLMIDPIDFAALYRQRLDQQQAAQQGDAPAGDA; translated from the coding sequence ATGACTGATACTCCGGCAGCAGACGCAAACGGTTCCGCCAATGGTGCCGCCAACGGCAATGGCGGCGAGGGACAGGCGATGCCGCCGCAGATCCGCATTCTCGGCCAATACATCAAGGACCTGTCCTTCGAGAACCCGAATGCGCCCGGTGGCTTCACCAACCAGGCCCCGCAGATCAACGTGTCGGTAGATGTCCGCGTGCCGGGCAACCAGGACAACGATTATGAAATCGAGTTGCGGCTGACGGCGGACGCCAAGGTCGAGGACAAGCAGGTTTTCCTGGTCGAGCTGGTGTATGGCGCGGTGTTCCGGCTGGAAAACATTCCCGCCCAGGGCCTGCAGCCGGTGCTGCTGATCGAGTGCCCGCGCATCATCTTCCCGTTTGCACGCCGCATCATCGCGGACATGACACGCGACGGCGGCTTCCCGCCGCTGATGATCGATCCCATCGATTTCGCAGCACTGTACCGGCAGCGCCTGGACCAGCAGCAGGCAGCCCAGCAGGGTGATGCACCCGCCGGCGACGCCTAA